CTTGCGGACGTGGTAGCCGATGTCGATGCCGGTCAGGTCGCCGAGTTCGAACGGCCCCATCGGGTACCCCCGCTCGTGGACCATCGCGGCGTCGGCTTGGCGGATGGTCGCCTCGCCCGCCGAGACCATCCAAGCCGGCTCGCTCATGAACGGCCCGAGAACGGAGTTGACGACGAACCCGCGCACGTCCTTGCGGACGTAAATCGGCGTCTTCCCGATGGACTCGACGAACTCGTAGCCCTGCTCGGCCGTCTCGTCGGTCGTCTGCTCGCCGTAGATGACCTCGACGAGGTCCATCTTCACGGGCGGATTGAAGAAGTGCAGGCCAAGCACCGAGTCCGGCCGCTCCGTCGCTGTGGCGATTTCTGTGATCGACAGCGAGGAGCTGTTGGTCGCCAGCAGCGCATCCTCGGGTGCGGCGGCGTCGACGGACTCGAAGATGTCCTGTTTCACCGAGAGCTGTTCCGGGCCGGCCTCGATGACCAGATCGGCGTCGCTAACTGCCGCCTCCAGATCGGTCGTTGTCGTGACCCGCGACGCCACATCGTCGGGGGCCTCGTCGAGTCGTCCCTTCTCGGCGAGCTTTTCGAGCGACCACTCGATTTCGTCGTAGCCGTTTTCGACGATGTCCTCATCGATGTCACGCAACACGACGTCGTAGCCGGCGATTGCCGTGACCTCGGCGATGCCGTGGCCCATCGTTCCCGCACCGAGCACTGCCACTGTCGCTATCTCGGTCTGCTCCGCTACCATGGGCGTAGTGTCTATTGCAACACACATCAATCATCACCCTGGTACACGGTGTAAGTGGTGAGTCAAACGGCTGGAAAGCCGCCCACTCGTCCGGCAGCTACTCTCAATCGTCACTCTTCGTCTTCAGAGCGGCTCGTCGCCCTCGATAATCCGAATCGCGCGGTCAGCCAGCGCCGGGACGCGGTTCTCCATCAACGGATAGAACGGGTCGTCGGCGTTGCCCTCCAGATAGCGGCGGTAGAACATCTCGCCGAGGGCGGCGAGCTTGTACACGGCGAGCGTTCGATAGAACCGCTCGTGTTCGAACGTCAGGCCGGTCTGGGTTTCCCAGCGGTCGACCAGATCTCGACGGGTCGGATAGCCCGGTGCCTCGATGAACTCCGTCGCGAGGTCGGGAATCTCCGGCTCGGGGTCCTTGGCGTCGCGCCAGTACGAGAGCATCCAGCCGAGGTCGGCCCGTGGGTCGCCAAGCGTCGCCATCTCCCAGTCGAAGACGGCGGCGAGTTCCGGGTCGTCACCGGGCCCGAACATCACGTTGTCGAGCTTGTAATCGCCATGGACCAGTGTCTCTGGGTGGTCGTCGGGGCACTCCTCCTGTAGCCACGAGCCGACCCGCTCCAGTTCCGGGATGGTTCGGGATTCGGCCGTCCGCTCGAATGCCCAAGCTAGCTGTTTCCCCCAGCGCGTGACCTGTCGCTTCGGATACCCCTTCGCACGGCCGAGGTCGGACAGGCCAACGGCTGTGGGAGCAACCTCGTGGATGGCCGCGAGGGTGTCCACCAGTTCCGTTCCGACTGCCTCCCGAGCGTCGTCGTTCGCGAAGCGCGCTGGCTCTGCGTCTCGAATAACGGTTCCATCCACGCGGGCCATGACGTAGAAATCGCTGCCGATGACATCGTGGTCATCACAGGCCAGCACCGTCGGCGGGACTGGGACGGCTGTGTCCTGCAGGGCGTCGATGACGCGATACTCCCGCAACACGTCGTGGGCCGTCTCGGCGGTCTGGCCCGGCGGCGGCCGCCTGACGACCAGTTCTCGGTCGCCCCAAGTGACAAACAGCGTTTCGTTGGAATGGCCTTGTTCGTGGCGTTCGACCTCGAACGTCCCAGCCGAGCCAATTTTCTCGGTAAGGAACTGTTCGAGCGCGCTTTCGTCGACCAACCGCTGGTAGTAGTCGGCACTCCGTTCAGTCATGGTCGTCGTTTCGCCCCCATCTCATGAAAAACTCCGGGTCGTGTCACCGTCCGACGAACTCCGGCCGGCGGTCGGTCAGAAACGCCTCGACGCCCTCCTCGTGGTCGGCCGTCTCGAAGACGATGCCCTGCGCCGTCGCCTCGTCGCGCTGGGCGCGGTCGAAAGACTTCTCCAGCCCGTCCTGCAGCAGTCGTTTCGAGTGCCGGAGGGCGACGGTCGGGCCATCGGCGATGCGGCTGACGGTCGCTTCGACTTCGGATTCGAACGCCTCGGCGTCGTAGACGTGATTGAACAGACCCAGCTCCGCGGCTCGCTCTGCGTCGAGAATCTCGCCGGTGAACACGAGCTCTTTCGCGACGTTCGTCCCGACGATTCGTGGGAGCAGATACGAGGTGCCGGCGTCGACGCCGAGGCCGACCTGCCGGAACACGAAGCCGATGCTGGCCGACTCGCTCGCCAGTTGGATGTCACAGGCGATAGCGAGGTTTGCGCCGGCCCCGACGGCCGACCCGTCGACCTTTGCGACGGTTGGGACCGGCAGCGCGACGACTCTGGCGATGGTGTCTCGGGTCCGGCGGGCTAGTTCCCTGACGGCGTCGTCGGTCGGGTCGTCGTTCGTGAGCCGCTCGCTCATCCCTTCGATGTCACCGCCGGCCGAGAACGACTCGCCGCTACCCTCGATGACGACACACCGAATATCGGACTCGGTTTCGATGGTGTCGAGATGGCGCTCCAGCCCGTCATAGACGGGTTGTGTGAGCGCGTTCCGCGTGTCTGGTTCGTTCAGCGTCAGCGTGGCGATGCCGTCGTCGATGGAGAGGAGTACAGACTCGCTCACCGGATATCACTCCGTCGTAGCTGCATGGGGCCGCTTCACACGGTTCCGGTATAAATTTACCGCTGGTTCACAGTTTCAGCGAACGTCGGCTACGTACTGAGCTTGCCAAGCCAGCGGCCACCGCAGCTACAGGGCTAGTTTTAACATATCGGTGTGTGTTGACACGGAGTATGCCTGGTGGTGCACCACTCAACCTCCGGTCGTTCCTGTGGCGTGGCGAGAACGTGTTCCCTGACAGCGAGATCGTCTCGCGGACACATCAAGGGATTCACCGGTACACGATAGCGGAGTACGCCCAGCGCGTACGAAAGCTGGCCTCGGCGCTTGAGCAGGCCGGTATCGAACGCGGCGACAGGGTCGGGACGTTCGCTTGGAACAACCACTGGCATCAGGAGGCCTACTACGGGGTCGCCTGTATGGGCGCGCAGGTCCACATGATCAACCTCCTCCTGCCCGACGAGCATATCCGGCACATCGTGGCCGACGCCGAGGACGAGATTCTCATCGTCGACCCCGTCATGCTGGAGAAACTCGAAACGGCCTACGACGAGGAGGCCTTCGCCTCTGTCGAGCAGTACATCGTGATGGGCGACAGCGTCCCCGACACGTCGCTGGAACCGGTCGTCGACTACGAATCGTTCATCGCCGACGGCGACCCCGACTACTCCTTCCCGCAACTGCCCGAGGACCAGCCGGCGGGGATGTGCTACACCTCGGGAACGACAGGTAAGCCGAAAGGCGTCGAGTACACCCAGAAGATGTACTGGACACAGGTCATGTCGCTGATGACCAGTCAGGCCGGCATCAAGACCGACGACGTGGAGCTGACCTACGTCCCGATGTTCCACGTCAGCGGCTGGTGTCGCCCGTTCACGACCATCGCCGCTGGAGCCAAGACGGTCCTCCCCGGGCCGAACCCGTCAGCCGAGGACCTAGCGAAGCTGATCGAGGAAGAGGACGTGACCGTCTCCGCGGCGGTCCCGACCGTCTTCATGGACCTGCTAGAGTACGCCCGTGATACCGACGTGGACTTCTCGTCGGTCCGGTACTTCACCAGCGGTGGCTCCGCGACACCGCGGTCGCTGATGGAGGATTACAAGCAGGAGTTCGACGTGGACCTCATCTCCGGCTACGGCATGACCGAAACGTCACCGGTCACGCACGCCTACGAGCCAAAACCCGGGATGGCGGACCTTCCCGAAGAGGAACTGTTCGACCTGCGGAGCCACTCCGCGGGCCTGCCGATTGCCGGTCTGGAGTTCAAAGTCGTCAACACCGACGGCGAGGAAGTGCCTTGGGACGGCGAGTCGCTGGGCGAACTCTGGATGCGTGGGCCGTGGGTCACACAGGAGTACTACAACGCTCCTGATGCGACCGAACAGGCCGTCACCGACGACGGCTGGTTCAAGACCGGTGACATCGTCCGGGTGAGTCCGGAGGGGTACGTCGACGTGGTCGACCGGATGGACGACCTCGTCAAGAGCGGCGGCGAGTGGATAGCAAGCGTCGAGGTCGAGAACGCGGTTATGGGCCACGACGAGGTGGTCGAAGCCGCTGTCGTCCCTGTCCCGCACGAACGTTGGGACGAACGCCCTGCCGCGTTCGTCGTCACACGCGATGCTGTGGCCGACGAAGCCGCGTTGCGCCAAGAAATCAAAGACCTCGTCGCCGAGTCGTACCCGTCGTGGTGGGTCCCCGACGCCATCCGTCTTGTCGACGGGATTCCCAAGGGTGCGACCGGGAAGTTCTCCAAGCAGACGCTCCGTGACGAGTACGTCGACGAGTCCATCATCGAGACTGTCGCCGAGAACGCACCGGCGACCTAAGCTGACCGGAGCGTGGCGGTTTTTCCGGCTGTCAGGCACGGTATCGCGGCAGCGTTCCCAATACGTGCGACCATCGCTATCGACCCAGCCACGCCAAGTCCAGTCGCGGATAAGTATTTATGATAGCTCTGTGACTGTTGTTGTATGCGAGCCGCTGTCATTGAGGAGCACGGCGAACCGCTTACGATTCAGGACGTGCCCTATCCGGAACCCCAGCCGGATCAGGTCGTCATCGAGACAGAAGCCTGCGGGGTCTGCCGGAGTGACTGGCACGCTTGGCAGGGGGACTGGGAGTGGTTCGGCATCCAGACCGGTCCCGGTCAGATTCTGGGCCACGAGCCGGCCGGTGTCGTCGCCGATGTGGGCGCGGACGTCGAACAGTTCTCCGAGGGAGACCGCGTCACGGTCCCGTTCCACCTCGGCGACGGGTCGTGTCAGTACTGCCAGCGCGGGCACGCGAACATCTGCGAGACATCGATGCCGCTTGGATTCCTCGACGCCGCGCCGGGGGCGTTCGCCGAGGCGTTCCCCGTCCGCGAGGCGGATTTCAACTGCGTCACACTACCGGACGCCGTCGACTTCACCGAGATGGCCGGCCTCGGCTGTCGGTTCATGACGGCGTACCACGCGCTGACCGACCGGGCGGACCTCAGGCCGGGCGACGCCGTCGCGATTCACGGCTGTGGCGGCGTCGGGCTATCGGCGGTCCACATCGCCGATGCGCTCGGGGCCGAACCGATTGCGGTCGACGTGCAGGAGGGCAAACTCGACCGGGCGCGGGAGCTCGGCGCGGCGACGACAATCAACGCCGCCGAGACGGACAACGTCCCCGGCGAGGTCCATGCTGTCACGGACGGCGGGGCCGACGTGGCACTCGACGCGCTGGGTATCGCCGAGACGTGTCGCAACGCC
The Haloarcula sp. CBA1129 genome window above contains:
- a CDS encoding phosphotransferase family protein, producing MTERSADYYQRLVDESALEQFLTEKIGSAGTFEVERHEQGHSNETLFVTWGDRELVVRRPPPGQTAETAHDVLREYRVIDALQDTAVPVPPTVLACDDHDVIGSDFYVMARVDGTVIRDAEPARFANDDAREAVGTELVDTLAAIHEVAPTAVGLSDLGRAKGYPKRQVTRWGKQLAWAFERTAESRTIPELERVGSWLQEECPDDHPETLVHGDYKLDNVMFGPGDDPELAAVFDWEMATLGDPRADLGWMLSYWRDAKDPEPEIPDLATEFIEAPGYPTRRDLVDRWETQTGLTFEHERFYRTLAVYKLAALGEMFYRRYLEGNADDPFYPLMENRVPALADRAIRIIEGDEPL
- a CDS encoding enoyl-CoA hydratase/isomerase family protein, yielding MSESVLLSIDDGIATLTLNEPDTRNALTQPVYDGLERHLDTIETESDIRCVVIEGSGESFSAGGDIEGMSERLTNDDPTDDAVRELARRTRDTIARVVALPVPTVAKVDGSAVGAGANLAIACDIQLASESASIGFVFRQVGLGVDAGTSYLLPRIVGTNVAKELVFTGEILDAERAAELGLFNHVYDAEAFESEVEATVSRIADGPTVALRHSKRLLQDGLEKSFDRAQRDEATAQGIVFETADHEEGVEAFLTDRRPEFVGR
- a CDS encoding long-chain-fatty-acid--CoA ligase, whose protein sequence is MPGGAPLNLRSFLWRGENVFPDSEIVSRTHQGIHRYTIAEYAQRVRKLASALEQAGIERGDRVGTFAWNNHWHQEAYYGVACMGAQVHMINLLLPDEHIRHIVADAEDEILIVDPVMLEKLETAYDEEAFASVEQYIVMGDSVPDTSLEPVVDYESFIADGDPDYSFPQLPEDQPAGMCYTSGTTGKPKGVEYTQKMYWTQVMSLMTSQAGIKTDDVELTYVPMFHVSGWCRPFTTIAAGAKTVLPGPNPSAEDLAKLIEEEDVTVSAAVPTVFMDLLEYARDTDVDFSSVRYFTSGGSATPRSLMEDYKQEFDVDLISGYGMTETSPVTHAYEPKPGMADLPEEELFDLRSHSAGLPIAGLEFKVVNTDGEEVPWDGESLGELWMRGPWVTQEYYNAPDATEQAVTDDGWFKTGDIVRVSPEGYVDVVDRMDDLVKSGGEWIASVEVENAVMGHDEVVEAAVVPVPHERWDERPAAFVVTRDAVADEAALRQEIKDLVAESYPSWWVPDAIRLVDGIPKGATGKFSKQTLRDEYVDESIIETVAENAPAT
- a CDS encoding zinc-dependent alcohol dehydrogenase family protein, whose translation is MRAAVIEEHGEPLTIQDVPYPEPQPDQVVIETEACGVCRSDWHAWQGDWEWFGIQTGPGQILGHEPAGVVADVGADVEQFSEGDRVTVPFHLGDGSCQYCQRGHANICETSMPLGFLDAAPGAFAEAFPVREADFNCVTLPDAVDFTEMAGLGCRFMTAYHALTDRADLRPGDAVAIHGCGGVGLSAVHIADALGAEPIAVDVQEGKLDRARELGAATTINAAETDNVPGEVHAVTDGGADVALDALGIAETCRNAVQSLGKQGTHVQVGLTTDAEAGEISLPVDTMTLQEIDFHGSYGMPPIRYDELFRLIDAGTLDPSKIVGETLALDAVPDTLASMGEYETVGIPVIDEF